The DNA segment CTTTCCGCAGGTCAGTTTCGCCGCCGTGCTCTTTGACCTCACACCCGAGGTCGCACCCGCCGTCCATGCCTTCTGGCTCTTCAACCGCGGCAGCCTTTTCAGCGCCGTCGAAAGGGCAGGGGACAACCATGGCGTCCTGCTCCTCATCGATACCCCGCGTGACCGCGCCGTCGCCATGATCGGTTACGGCCTCGAGCCCTTCGTCAGCGAGCTGACCCTCGAAGTCTGCCTCACCGCCGCCTCATTATCCTTGGCCAAATCCCGCTACGGAGCCGCCATCGAAGCCTTCGTTCGTGAGCTCGAGCGCCAGCTCACCACCCTCCTGCACCCGCTACCCCGCACCTTTGGTTATTCCGAAGACACCCTTTGGGCCGATTCCGCCACCCGCACCCCCGATCCCTCCCTCCCCGCCCACATCGGCACCGAGGATCTCTATTGAGCCCGTCCGCCCTGGAGCGCGCGCGTCTCGCGTGCCGTCTTGTGCGTCCCGCGCAAGACCGTTCTAGCGCCCCCGTCCGCCACCCTGGAGCGCCGACGCCCCGTCGGCATTCAAAAACAAGTGCTCAGTCCTCAGTACACAGTCCTCAGAATGAACGCCCCTCAATTCAGCCACAGGACCTATCCAACCCACCCCGCCCAAAATCTTGTAAATCCTGCAATCCTGTTAATCCTGTAAAAAAGTCCCCCCTCACCCCAGCGCCGTCTTCAAACTCTGCAGATCCTGCAAACGCCGCACCATCTCATGCGCCGCCGGTTTGCCACCGCTCATGAAAGCTGACCGGATGCGCTCCACCGGCATCTCCGTCGCCTCCACCAGAAACTGGATCATCGCCTCATCATCCTGCTGCAGCAGGTAAGGGTGCCTCCGCGCAGCCTTCACGCGCACCGCATCCGCCGCAGCGGAAAGCAGCACATCCGGCCTCTTCAGCCGGTAGAAAAACTGCCCCAGCGCACCGATGTGCTCCGCAAAGTGCTTCGTATCATGCAGTTGCACCTGCCGCAGCGGGCCAAAGCGCGGCATGTTCAGCCACAGCCACACCACCGTCACCAGCGCCAGCCCCACCAGCGGCATCCACGCTCGGTTCCACAGCAGATTCCAAAAGCTGCTCTGCAAAGTGGTGATGAAATGCACCTCCTGCGCCCTCTCCCCCACCAGCGCCAGCAGCCATCTCGCGTGATCATTCTCATCCACATACCGGTTTCTAAAAGGCCGCGCATGAGAGATCACCGTCACCCGGCCGATGCCGTAATTCAGGTCCAGCATCGTCGCCTGCTTCAGGCTCCCGCTCAGGCTCTCCCCATACTCCAGTTCCCGGGATAGGGCCATCGTATGCAGGCTGGGGAATTCCACCTCGTAGCTCTCCCCGTCCAGTTGGATCATGCTGTTCGTCGTCGGCACCTCCTCCGGCTGCTCGATCTTCTTTTTCTCACCTTCTGGCGCTGCTTCTTTGGCCTCCTCCTTTTTCTTCTTCTTAGGCCGGGTCTCCTCCAGCAGCTTGTTCTTGAACATCTCCTTCAGGTCCTCCTCCTCCATCTCCGCTTTCACCTCGATCCCCAGCTTCTCCAGCATCGGGTCCGCCCGGTCCTCATTGCCAGCATAACCAAAAGTGCTCATCCCGTCAAAATAGCTCCAGTCATTGTACGGCGCACATCCCGCCAGGAAATACACCGCATGACCTCCATCCGCCACCCAGTCCAGGAGCTGCGTCGCCCGCGCCTCCGGCATCCCGGATTCACCCGATACAAAGACCACCCCCTCAGCCTCCGGCAGTTCTTTGAAAGAAGGCTTCCTCTCCGTCTCATGCCCATACTCCTCCAGCAGCTGCTGCGCCGCCAAAAATGGGTCCGTCCGCGCCTTCCCCTTATAGCCCAGATCCAGCGTCACATCCTCCCACTCCCCCTTGGAGCACGCCCCCAGCCACGGCAGCAGCAGGATGAAAAGCAGCGCCGTGCTCGGGAATAAACCCGGCCGTTTAGCCCCCCGCGTAGCCCCTGCCAGGAACGGCCACGTACGGCATAAATTTTCGAACTCGCCCTCCCTCGCCTCCTCGCCCGCATACGCCGCGCGCACCCAGATCATCGTCAGCGCGCGGAAGAATTCCGTCACCGGCGCATCCCCCAGGTCCGCCACCTTCATCAGGCAGTCATCTTCCGTATCACTGTCACGGATCGGCAGCCGCTGCTGCTCCACCAGTCGGGATAGTGCCCCACGGTACAGCAGGCTCAGCGCCTCCCTCAGCCTGCCCGCCGCCCAGGCCGCCCGCGCCGCCGCCGTGATGTCATCCGGCAGGCTCTCACTGGCGATGTCCATGCCCATCACCACACGCGGCCCCGCCGGTTCCGCCACCCGCTTCACCCGTCTGGCAAAGCCGAACAAATGCTGGTTCAGCACCAGCCACCGCACCGCCAGGAAGAGCAGCACCGCCACCACCAGGATCACCACCCCGTAAAACAAATACCCCAGCACATAGCCAGCCCCCGCGCCTATTGTCGGTCCATCGCCCAGGTCCACTTCCTCCGGCACCCACACCCGCTGCGTGCGTGTATGCTCCTTAAATTCCGGTTTCGCCAGGATCTCCTCCAGCGCTGTCTTCACCTCCTCCTTCGGCTCCCCCTCCTGCGCATTCCCCACCAGCGCACCCAGCAGCCCGCACGCCAGGATCACCGCCGTCATCACTGGCCGCAGCCTCGCCGCCAGCCGACGAAAAGTCAGCTCAATGTCCCAGCCCTCGATCTTGATGCGCGAATTCAGGTACAGCCCAAAACCCCCGCCCACATAAAACGGCTCCATCATCGTCACCGCCCCCAGGTACAGAAGGTTGCTAAACCAGAACTGCGACTTGGAAGTCTCCATCATCGCTTCCGGGTTGAGGAAAAATTCATTCCATTCAGGCAGGCCTGATGCCGGGCCAAAAGTGCTCACCAGGACCCCCAGCCCCAGCCAGACCGCGATTTCCAGTTTCACGAAAACCCACGTCAGCATCGCACCGCTGCTGCCACCATCCGTCGCCAGCGCCGTCAGCCTCTTCCCCACAGCCTTCCCCCGCTGCCCCTCCAGCATCCACACCGGCAGGGCAAAGCTGCGGATAAAAGACAATCTGCGAAAAATCAGCGCGGATAACAAAAAGCGCGACCACAGCCCCGGCCACGCACGCAGCGTCTCCTTCAGCGTCGGCCGCGCGCCAAAGGCCGCCCGGCTCAGGTGATACAGCGGCAGCCGGTCATACAGCGGCTTCAGCCACCACACGATGCTGCCAAACCACAGCGGGTGCTCCCACAGCAGCACCGCCAGCACCGCCCATACCGGCACCACCGTGATCATCCACAGCAGCAGGATGCGCCCATAGTCCCGCCGCACCAGCGTGCAGCCCAGGTCCACCGCCTCCCAGGGTTGTCGTGGCCGCAGGGCCACCGTCAGATCCTCAAGCCTCATTTTCCCGCTCCCTCCCGCTCAGAAAAAGATACCCCAGCGTCAGCATCCACATCATTCCCCCCACCACATAGCGCACCATCGGTGGAAAAGGATTCGCCGACCAAAACCCCTCGATCACCGCCGCAAACGCCGTCATCAGCGCCGCCCCCGTGATCAGCACCAGCGCCTTCCTCCCCCCCAGCACCAGCGCCGTCCTCCGGTCATACACCCCCGGCTTCACCAGGGACAGCCCCAGCCGCATCCCCGCCATGCCGGAGATCACCACCCCCATCAGCTCCGGTGCCGAATGCCCCGCCACAAAGGAATAAAACGTCTCCGGATTGCACGCATGGTGCACATACCCCGTCGCCGCACCCAGATGCGCCCCATTGAAAACCATGATCACAATGGACCCCACCCCGCCCAGCAGCCCCCCCGCAAAAGTCCGCAGGTCGATCCCCACATTGTTAAAGATATAAAAAGCGAACATCCCAAAGTTCGATCCGAACTCCTCCCGCATATAATCCAGCGGCGAGGTATCCTTCCCATACATCATTTCCATCTGGATCATCCCCTCCGGCCCCAGGATGGACATCGCCCACTCCGGGTCAAACGGCGACCAGATCGCCAGAAACAAAAACGGCAGCCAAAACATCGCCATGCAAAACCAAAACAGCCCCCGCTCCCGCCGCACCGCCTGGGGAAACTCCGTGAAAACCATCTTCACCATCTTCTCCCCCCCGCCACTCGTCCGCCGCTCGATCGCCCTGTAGCCATCAATAGCCAGCGTATTCAGCCGCGCGATCAGGTGCCCCCCATACATCCGGTGCTGGGCCACGCTCAGGTCATGGCACGCCTGGCGGAAAAGCTGCGGCAGTTCCTCCACCCCCTCATTATTCTTACCCGCCTCCACCTCCGTCAGCAGCCTGTCCAGCCGCTGCCAGCGTTGCTCATTTTCTTTTTCAAATTGGCTCGGGCTCATGATCGCATCCTCCGTTTATTCTTGCCCACCCTTCTGGATCCACAGGCCCATCCCGCAGGCCTGCCTCAGGCCCGCGATCCCCGTCTCCCCCGTCAGCGGCTCCAGCAGATCCGTCAGTTCCGTCTTGCGTGCATCAGACCATTGCGGTGCCCGCTCCAGAAATTGCAGCAGCGCCGCCTGCTCCACACGGGACAGCGGCACCGGCGGCGGTAGCGGCAGTGCATTCACCGCATGCGTCGCCTTTTTCACCAGCACTGGCTCCGCATACACCACCACCGTATCCGCCACCAGATCCCCCAGCCGCTGGAAGCGCTGCGTAAACAGGCAGCACGTCAGCCCGAAAAGGTAAAACCCCGGCATAAAATCGATCACCCTTAGCAGATTGCGGATGATGGATTGCGGCAGCCGCACCGGCGCACCGGACACACTCGCCACCTTCAGCTTCATCATCCGCTGCCCCGGCGTCGCCGCCCGTTTCCCCATCTCGAAAAACACATTGTAAAACCACCCCAGCACAAACATGCACAGCAGCAGGATGCCCTGCACCGTCTTATCCCCCAGGCTGGAGGTCAGCACCCCCAGCACAATGATGATGGCGATGAGGGTCAGGATAAAAATGATCAGATCCACCAGCCACGCCACACTGCGCGGCCCCGGGCCAGCCACCCGCAGATGGATCTCCACGCCATCAGCGAGTTCCACAGGTTGGAGAGTATCAGCGGGGGGAAGAGCAGCCATGCAGCGAGAACGCCTACGAATGAAGCCGTATGCACCCCTTTTGACAACCTAAACTCACCCCCACCCCAAAATCCCCGTCTCCCCCATCGAGCGCACGCGTCTCGCGTGCAGTCTTGCGCGTCCCGCGCAAGACCGTTCTCAAACCCTCGTCCGCCCCTCAACCATGGAGCGCCGACGATCCGTCGGCATTCAAAAACCACCTTCCTTCACTCCGCCTCCCGTCCCCCATGGAGCGCACGCGTCTCGCGTGCAGTCTTGTGCGTCCCGCGCAAGACCGTTCTGAACCCCCCGTCCGCTTCTCTCAAATCACCTCTCCATCCCCCGCGGCTCCGCCGCCAATCTAATCGACATCCCTCCAAATTCCCGCCCTCCGACAACACCCCCTCCCAAAAATCCTGTCAATCCTGTCAATCTTGTTAATCCTGTAAAAACAGCGTCCCCCAGTCCCTCCGCTCCTCCCCCAAAAAATCTACAGCCCTCCTCCCTCCGACCTCCCCGTCCCCCGCTGCAACTGCCTCACCAGCTCCTTCACCGCATGCGCCCCCCGGATATCGCGAAACTGTACCTCGATCCCCGCATTCGCCGCCGAAGAAAAATCCACCGTGCCCAGGCCCAGCAACCCCTTCAGCCCGCTCTCATACACATCGATGCTGCGGATATCACAGATCCTCACCTCCTTCGAGCTCTTCCCCAAAATCCCCCATACCACCTCCACCCGCTCCTCCGTCACCAGATACACCCGCGTCGCCCGCGCCACCCACACCGCCACCAGCACCCCCATCCCCAGCATCGCGGAAAGCGGCGCATAATCAGGCTCCACCCTCATCAGCATCCCTGTGGTGATCCACAGCAGCATCACCAGAAACAGCGCCTTCCCCGCCCCCAACCACGAAGGGTGGGACCGGTGCAGGATCAGCTCCCCCGCAGGGGTATACACCTCCGGGTCCAGCAGCCCCTCCTCCTCAGCCTCATCATCACCTGGCAGTTCCTCCTCCACCTCCCCCGGATCATCCGCCCGGATCTCCCGAAACATCGGCCGGTCGATCCTCGCCCCCGCCCGTGCCCGCGCCTCCCGCATCTCCCCGATCACATCCCCCACCGTATGATCCCGCCCCGTCACCGTATCCGCGCACAGATCCCCCCGCGCCAGCGACCCCCTCTCCACCAGAAGAAACAAATCCTCCTTAGAAAGCAGCCCCGGAAACGCCGGATGTTCGTGCAAACGATAACGCATGATTGAAAAGCCCCCCAGTCATAGAGGAACCCCGCCCCACATGCAAAACACAAAGTACTCCTCCCACCTCAGCCATCAACCTTCAGTGCTTGAGCATGATCGATTTATACCCAGCCCCCAAACTCATTTCCCCACTTAGCCCAAGTCCCCCCTGCATCCCCTTGCCACCCCCGGTCACCATGCCCGACATTCAAAGCCAGCCATGTCTCCCCATTCAGCCCGCCGTCACACCCCCAAACATCCAATAACATCATTTCCCCAGCATTCCCCATCCATCCCCAAAAAATCCCCCCATGGGGAAAATATCCCCATCCACAAAGCGCTGAGGATCAGACACTTAGCCCCAAAAATCCCCATTTGGGGATTTTTTCATAATCTCCCCATCACCCCACCTGCCAGTCTCCCTGGCACTCACCACCCCAGATTCCGCACCGTCATGCCGCCCACCACAGCTTGCGCCGCGTATCCACCAGTGATAGGGCACACCTCTCTGAATACTCCCCATGGACTGGCCACAACTGCGCGCTGATTTTCCCATCCTCAACCAGGAGGTCCACGGCCACCCGCTCGTGTACTTCGATAACGCCGCCAGCAGCCAAAAGCCGCGTCAGGTCATCGATGCCCTCGTCCACTACTATCAGCACGACCATGCCAACGTGCATCGTGGCCTCCATGAACTCAGCATGCGCGCCACCGACGCCTTCGAGGCCACCCGCAAAAAAGTCGCCCGCTTCATCGGCGCAGCTCGCGAGGAAGAAATCATCTACACACGCGGCACCACCGAAGGTATCAACCTCGTCGCCCAGGTCTGGTCAGCCCAATACCTGAAACCAGGAGACATCATCCTGCTCACCGGTATGGAGCATCACAGCAACCTCGTCCCCTGGCAGCTCGCCGCCAAACGCAGCGGCGCCATCCTCCAGCACATCCCCGT comes from the Prosthecobacter fusiformis genome and includes:
- a CDS encoding TPM domain-containing protein, giving the protein MRCPACRHPALEHDPACSRCGFSLEAIAPTMGIPPMLEAPLADLSNVLSASERRAALSTIHILHQRFPQVSFAAVLFDLTPEVAPAVHAFWLFNRGSLFSAVERAGDNHGVLLLIDTPRDRAVAMIGYGLEPFVSELTLEVCLTAASLSLAKSRYGAAIEAFVRELERQLTTLLHPLPRTFGYSEDTLWADSATRTPDPSLPAHIGTEDLY
- a CDS encoding DUF4350 domain-containing protein; this translates as MRLEDLTVALRPRQPWEAVDLGCTLVRRDYGRILLLWMITVVPVWAVLAVLLWEHPLWFGSIVWWLKPLYDRLPLYHLSRAAFGARPTLKETLRAWPGLWSRFLLSALIFRRLSFIRSFALPVWMLEGQRGKAVGKRLTALATDGGSSGAMLTWVFVKLEIAVWLGLGVLVSTFGPASGLPEWNEFFLNPEAMMETSKSQFWFSNLLYLGAVTMMEPFYVGGGFGLYLNSRIKIEGWDIELTFRRLAARLRPVMTAVILACGLLGALVGNAQEGEPKEEVKTALEEILAKPEFKEHTRTQRVWVPEEVDLGDGPTIGAGAGYVLGYLFYGVVILVVAVLLFLAVRWLVLNQHLFGFARRVKRVAEPAGPRVVMGMDIASESLPDDITAAARAAWAAGRLREALSLLYRGALSRLVEQQRLPIRDSDTEDDCLMKVADLGDAPVTEFFRALTMIWVRAAYAGEEAREGEFENLCRTWPFLAGATRGAKRPGLFPSTALLFILLLPWLGACSKGEWEDVTLDLGYKGKARTDPFLAAQQLLEEYGHETERKPSFKELPEAEGVVFVSGESGMPEARATQLLDWVADGGHAVYFLAGCAPYNDWSYFDGMSTFGYAGNEDRADPMLEKLGIEVKAEMEEEDLKEMFKNKLLEETRPKKKKKEEAKEAAPEGEKKKIEQPEEVPTTNSMIQLDGESYEVEFPSLHTMALSRELEYGESLSGSLKQATMLDLNYGIGRVTVISHARPFRNRYVDENDHARWLLALVGERAQEVHFITTLQSSFWNLLWNRAWMPLVGLALVTVVWLWLNMPRFGPLRQVQLHDTKHFAEHIGALGQFFYRLKRPDVLLSAAADAVRVKAARRHPYLLQQDDEAMIQFLVEATEMPVERIRSAFMSGGKPAAHEMVRRLQDLQSLKTALG
- a CDS encoding stage II sporulation protein M, whose translation is MSPSQFEKENEQRWQRLDRLLTEVEAGKNNEGVEELPQLFRQACHDLSVAQHRMYGGHLIARLNTLAIDGYRAIERRTSGGGEKMVKMVFTEFPQAVRRERGLFWFCMAMFWLPFLFLAIWSPFDPEWAMSILGPEGMIQMEMMYGKDTSPLDYMREEFGSNFGMFAFYIFNNVGIDLRTFAGGLLGGVGSIVIMVFNGAHLGAATGYVHHACNPETFYSFVAGHSAPELMGVVISGMAGMRLGLSLVKPGVYDRRTALVLGGRKALVLITGAALMTAFAAVIEGFWSANPFPPMVRYVVGGMMWMLTLGYLFLSGRERENEA
- a CDS encoding RDD family protein; the protein is MAALPPADTLQPVELADGVEIHLRVAGPGPRSVAWLVDLIIFILTLIAIIIVLGVLTSSLGDKTVQGILLLCMFVLGWFYNVFFEMGKRAATPGQRMMKLKVASVSGAPVRLPQSIIRNLLRVIDFMPGFYLFGLTCCLFTQRFQRLGDLVADTVVVYAEPVLVKKATHAVNALPLPPPVPLSRVEQAALLQFLERAPQWSDARKTELTDLLEPLTGETGIAGLRQACGMGLWIQKGGQE
- a CDS encoding PH domain-containing protein, giving the protein MRYRLHEHPAFPGLLSKEDLFLLVERGSLARGDLCADTVTGRDHTVGDVIGEMREARARAGARIDRPMFREIRADDPGEVEEELPGDDEAEEEGLLDPEVYTPAGELILHRSHPSWLGAGKALFLVMLLWITTGMLMRVEPDYAPLSAMLGMGVLVAVWVARATRVYLVTEERVEVVWGILGKSSKEVRICDIRSIDVYESGLKGLLGLGTVDFSSAANAGIEVQFRDIRGAHAVKELVRQLQRGTGRSEGGGL